The Bacteroidia bacterium genomic interval CCTACCATGACGGTAGAGGAGTTCAAAAACTCATCCTGGTTCAAAAGACTGGCTTACCGAGTCCTGAGGAGCGATGTGGGCATTTTATTTATTGCTCCGGTTGCTTATATGCTTTTCTCAAACCGTTTTCCTCTGTATAATATTAACAATGGCTGGAAAAAAGTGAGAAGATCCCAGGTATATAATAACCTGATTTTGCTATCCATTTACGTTGGATTTGCTTTTATCATTGGGGTTAAAGCTTTTATTCTGGTTCAATTTCTGAACATTGTCGCCTTTGGCATCATTGCCTTCTGGTTCTTCTATGTTCAACATCAGCATGAAGAGACTTACCGAGAGTGGAAGCACAATTGGGACCATCTCCTTGCTTCAATCAGAGGGAGCACCTATTATGATCTTCCAAAAGTACTGAACTGGTTTACAGGAAATATCGGTTTTCACCATATTCATCACCTGAATTCCCGCATCCCCAATTATAATCTGATTGAGTGTGCAAAGAAAAATCCTGTTCTTCAGAAATACGTGACCAAAGTAAAATTTATCGAAAGCTTTAAGTGCTTGAGGAATAAACTTTGGGATGAGGAGAAAAAGAAAATGGTTGGCTGGCGAGAAGCCAATCTGAATCTAATATAAAATAACCCCCGCAATTTTGTGGGGGTTTTCTTTTGCCCCTAATGAAGGGAAATCATCTTTGATTTAGATGCATATAAGTTCAAATTCAAGCATCAAGCGCAAATTCAAATGAGCCTGACACTTGAACTTGAGCCTTGCACTTGAACTTAATCTGCTGAAAAAGCTAAAAGCGGCTATTTAATTAGAATAAGGCAAGCCATTCAAACATCAGTGTACATAGCTACCCGCATTGATGTCAATGCTACATCCTGTTGCATGATCCATCATTCCACTCGCCAGGAATAATACGCTAGGAGCCACATCTTTAGGTTCTGTCAGTTGATTAAGGGCTAAATCATTGAGAACGATCTCTTCTCCATAAGTATCAATAAATTCCTGTGCCATATCTGTACGGGTAAAGCCGGGAGCTACGATAAAGGATTTGATCCCTTCTTTGCCAAAAGCTCGGGCAATAGATCGACTCAGGGCCACCATGCCCCCTTTTGAAGCAGCGTAGGCCATATATTCAGGGGTATCTCCTCTAAAAGCTGCGCGAGAGGATATATGGATAAAGCGTCCTCCTCCTTGCTTACTGAAATGAGGAATCAATTCATGACATAGCAAAGCTGTAGCCACAAGGTTTACTTGCAGGGTTTTATTCCAGCCTGATTGGAAGCTATCCGTATCGGCATCCCGTTCAATGGGTACCACTATACCTGCATTATTGACCAGCACATCGATTTGTCCAAAACTCTCTAAAACCTCTGATACTAATCTGACACAATCTTCAGCCGATTCTAAATTGGCCTGAAAGCTTTGTGCACCCCCTCCAATTTCCCTTGCCAAAGCCTCTGCATCGGCCTTATTGCGATTGTAATGAACCGCTACCTGAGCACCAGATCCGGCCAAAAGCTGAGCGATACTTTTTCCGATTCCTCTGCTGGCTCCGGTAACCAGAATCTTCTGATTGGATAAGTCTATTTTCATGTTTCTTCTTTCGCTTATATATTTGCGCTTCAAATTACTCACACAGATAAACTTATGAAAGCTCTCGTTTTCCCCGGTCAGGGTGCACAATTTGTAGGAATGGGTCAGAAATTATATGACGCTTCCGATCTGGCAAAGAATATGTTTGCCAAAGCCAATGAGATTCTGGGGTTTGATATACAGGGAATTATGTTTGGAGGAACTGATGAAGACCTCAAAAGAACTTCCGTAACCCAACCTTCCATTTATATTCATTCTGTTGTTGCTGCTATGGTCAATGATCTGGCCAAAGATGCTGCAATGACTGCTGGACATTCATTAGGAGAATTCTCTGCCCTCACAGTGGCAGGTGCTCTTTCTTTTGAAGATGGCTTGAAGCTGGTTTCTATCAGAGCCAATGCCATGCAGAAAGCCTGTGACATCCAGGAAAGTACCATGGCAGCCATTCTTGGAATGGAAGATGCAGAGGTTGAAGCCGTATGTGCTGCTATTGACGGAGAGGTAGTAGTTCCAGCCAACTATAATACCATTGGACAATTGGTAATCTCAGGAAGCAAAGCCGGGATCGCCAAAGCCATAGAAATGGCCCAGGAAAAAGGAGCCAGGAGAGCGATTGAGCTACCCGTAAATGGTGCCTTTCACTCCCCACTTATGGAACCTGCAAGAGTCGAGCTGGCAGAAGGGATTGAACAAACCCAATTTTCTGATACCCGCATTCCCGTTTACCAAAATGTAGATGCGAAAGCACACAGTTCTGCTGCAGAAATTAAAGCCAATTTATTGCAACAATTGACCTCTTCGGTTAGATGGACACAGACTATGCAAAACATGATTGCAGCAGGTGCCAGCGAATTTATTGAAGTAGGTCCTGGAAAAGCTCTTTCCGGTATGGCTAAAAAAATCGATCGCAAATTCCCGGTTAGCCAGGTAAGCTAAACTCAAAAGAAACCGCATACATCAAAAAGGGAAAGAATCCTTAAAGAGGGATTCTTTCCCCAATTTCTACTGGCAAATCAGGTAGAGAATTGATAAATTGTTATAGTAAAAACACAATGAATATGACCCTGGAAGAAAAATTTGAATCAGCGAAGGAGCGAATCCTGACCTTAAAAGAAAAGCCTTCAAACGACACCATGCTAAAAGTTTACAGTTTGTATAAGCAAGGGAGCCTGGGGGATATTGATATGGAAGCTCCTGGAGTGTTTGATTTTGTTGCAAAAGCCAAATACAATGCCTGGGAACAGCTAAAAGGGCTTAGCCAGGATGACGCAAAGATGCAGTATATAGACTTGGTCGATGAATTGTTGTCAGCTGCTAAAAAAAATCCTGAATAGATTCCCTTTACTTTTGAAGAAAGAGATACGTCCCTTTTTTATTGCTGACTAAAAGATCAGTCCGCCTGTCTTTATTCATATCTGCCAGTTCGATCTGGGTTCCTACCCCCACTCCCCGATCAATTTCCTCCACCCGCCAGGATAGTTCTCCCCCTTCCTGCTTTTCAGCCTCCATAAAGACGAGTACCAATGGATCATCCCAACCAGGATCATTGCCATTGTGGGCAAGATATCTTTTACCTGTTATGATATCAGGCTTGCCATTTTGATTGAGATCCCCCATCGCAACAGCATGCGCCTGTGATAATTTATATGGGATTTCATGCTTCTGAAAGATTCTTTCCCCTGCTTCCATTTTTTGCTCAAACCACCACAATCCATACCGATGAGCAGAGGAAGCAAAAAAATCAGCATCTCCATCCTCATCTATATCCCAAATCGGCATTTGGGCAAAAACATATTGAGGATATTCGGGAGATGCGATGCTATCAAAAGGAATTCGAAAGAAATCCCAGGAATTCTGAGTCTCATCTTGAGGGGCTTTATACCAACCTTGTCTTGTCAATACATCCTTTTTACCATCACCATCTATGTCTCCAACTCCCAATCCATGGCCCACAGCTCCTGGAGCAAAACTTTCGCCTTTACCCTCTCCAATCCTCAATTCTTTCCAAAATTCACCCATTCTTTGGGGACTCATCCAACTCATCTGGTAATTCCCTTCCTCCCATTTCACACCTGTCACAAAGCCCAATTCTCCTTTCCCCTCCAGATCCGTCAGGATAGGACTTTCACCATGATAGTCCTCTACCGCTCTAAATTCCTCCCAATGTCCTGCTTTTCCCTGAGGGTTTTTATACCAGTAAACGGGCCTTCCCATCACCGGATAAACCAGGACATCCTGCCAGCCATCTCCATTTACATCCATGACATGGCAGGCAAAAGAGTTGCTGTAATAAGCATAATCAGAAGCAGGTTTATCCTCCCGATATACGCTGCTTAAAAAGTCTCCAGGAGGTCTGATTTCATGCATCTTCCAGCCAGGAGCCTCATACCAGACATCTCCAATGACAATGTCTTTTTCGCCATCATTATTGAGATCAGCAGTCGTTATACTTTCTGATCGGAAAACAGAATCAATGAGGATTTTTTCAAAGGCAGGAATCCCAGAGTCAGCAATTTCCTTTTTTTTCTCTGAGCAGGAAGCTCCTATCAGTCCTGAGATCATCAAGACTATGGGCAGTATAAGCAGCTTTAACTTCATGTTTTCTTCTTTCCTGAATTTAGCTAAAGCCTAGCGATCTTCAAGGCTCTCAAAGCTGAGCACCTCTGTATCATTTACCTTAACTACTCTTCCGTCCTTATATGCGCCTATGTTTAAATAGGAATTGCTTTGACCAGAACGAAAATCATAACTGATATGCAAGCCTCTATAGGGAGGATGATTTCTCAAATAGCTTTCCAGGCTCATTGCCGGAGGATAATAGTTATCCAGCACATGAACCAGATACTTCCCCAGATCAAATCCCTGCACGCTGTATTCGCCCGGAGGAAGAAAGTATTTTTGTAGATATGCCTGGTAGAAATTGCGATACTTGACATCTTCATTTTGTGTATAAAAAGAGGAGGTAAAGGTCAATTCCAATGCCTGTTTCAAGCTTTCATCTATGGTACTATAGCGCTTCCACATATGCGGTCCTCCCATGACTTTGATCGGCAGTTCCAGGGCCCTCAATTTGCTCATGATTAAGCCACAGGACTCTTCTGCACCTAAAATAGGGATGTATACCCCATCCGGTTCCTGAAATTTCAGGGCTCGAACCAAATCGGGAATCTCATCTTTGGCTATTTCATAATCAGGATCTATAGGTATAGAAATTACAATTCCCCCCAATTGCTGGAAAGTCTCCGTAAATGCCTGGGCCATAAGGTCCGTACTTTTGGTCTGATTGGTCCAGACCACCACTTTTTCCAACTCCAGAGAATCCCTCGCATATTGAGCCATCACCCGCCCATGTACCTGAACTTCAGGAGTGGCAAGGAAGGTAAACTGCTTATCATCAATCAGATTGGATGAGGGGCTCAGGGGAACGATTTGAGGAGTCCCCGTTCGTTCTGCCCAACGTGAAATAACTTCTGACTGGGTATTAAAAATACTCCCCAGCACCAAATCCGGATAAAAATTATTGAGTTCGTAAAGCAGATCTTCGACCTTTTGAGAATCTTTAGCAGAATCAAAAATTCTAAATACAAAATCCTTGGATCTGTTTTCTGCTTCATCCAAAGCCATCTGCAGGCCTTCATAAAACTCCAAAGCCAATTTACTTTTTGCAGGTATTTCAATCAGGCTATCCCTATACATTCCATCTTCCAAATGCAAGGGAAGGAAAACAGCTACTTTAAATTCATTGCGATCTCTGCGCCTTTTCTGCCTCCGCCTGTCAAACTGCCGGATGAGGTAATCTGATTTCTCACCTCCATTTCTCAGCCATTTCCGATAAATATCTTTAGCTGTATCCCGATCGCCCCGGTTTAGGTATTGAAAACAGAGAGCTTCGAGAAATAAAAGCTTGTTGACCGAATCATAAGATTCAAGATAGCGTTCGAGGAAATAGTCATCAGCTGAAAAAGCGAATTCTCTCATTTTGAATTTGGCATCATCTCGTAAGGTTTTATCTCTGGCACTATCAGCTACCCATTGAAAGAGTTTCATAGCCTGAACCTTCATATAATCATCTTCTCGCTCCATAAACAGGAGCGCCTTATGGTATTTGGAATCGCCTACATAGCGAGAACCGGGAAAATTGTGAATCAGGCTGTCGAACTGCATATGGGCTTCAAAAGGCTCACCTTTGAAGTAATGGCTAAGGCCCAATAAGTAAATTGCAGCAGAAGTCGCCTGATGTTCGGGTCTGAGAAGTGCCCGCTTAAATTTGACCATGGCCCAATCATAGTCCCCTTCTTGCAAAGCAGACTTGCCTTGAAAAATAAGTTCAGCAGCTTCCAGGTCCTCTTTGGGACCTTTATTCTTATTATTATTTTTCTGTGCTAACAGGCCAAGAGGAAAGATCAGAATGATAGCAAGGATCCAAAAACGCATAAAGGAGTGAATGTTTTTTCTAAAAACGGAGATATTAAGCTTTCGTTATAAATTCGCCCAATAAAAATACCCATATTTGGGTTCGGATTGATTTAGGAGCTGTTTTATATATGTATAATATCTGGAACAAAGAAATAACCTACCTAAAAAAAGTAGGCCCCAAGCGGGCGGAGCTCCTCGCATCCGAAAGCAATATCCGGGTTTATTCCGACCTTTTAAACTATTTCCCAAGAAAATATCTGGACAGATCGCGAGTAAGTAAAATAGGCTCCCTGACAGGAGATGAGGGCTTTACTACTTTATTAGGAAGGATTACTGATACAGATTTGGTAAAAGGACAAAGAGGAAAGAGTCGCCTGGTTGCAACTTTTAAGGATGATAGTGGCACTGCAGAACTCGTATGGTTTCAGGGGGTAAAATGGATGCAAAAAAATTTGGTGATTGGGGAAGAAGTAGCTCTTTTTGGTCGTCCGAGTCGATATGGAAAGAAAATTAGCTTCACCCATCCGGAAATCGATCACCTAAAAGACAAAGAAGAAGATCAGCAATCTTTTCTTCCGATAATACCCGCCTATCCGTCTAATGAAAAACTTGGGAGAGTAGGACTGGATTCCAGAGGATTCAGAACTATCGTGCAAAAACTGTTGGAGGAAACGGAAAATATGATTCCGGAGACCCTTTCACAGCCACTGATGGATACCTACAAGCTCATTAGCAGAAGGGAAGCCATCAAGCATATACATTTCCCTCCCAGTTTTGTTGCCCTCAAAAGTGCCCAATACCGCCTCAAGTTTGAGGAGTTTTTCTACTTCCAATTGATGCTGGCCCGGAGAAGGAAACACGCAAAGGTCCAGAATCAGAGCAGTCCTTTTCGCAAGATCGGCCAATATTTCAATGGCTTTTTTGAGAAGCATATGCCTTTCGAATTAACGGATGCCCAGAAAAGAGTCCTCAGGGAAATCCGGAAAGATTTAGGGCAGCCTATCCAGATGAATCGACTCGTGCAGGGAGATGTTGGGAGTGGAAAGACCATGGTCGCCTTTATGAGTATGCTGATGGCCAAGGATAATGGCTTTCAGGCCGCTATTATGGCTCCGACAGCTATCCTGGCAGAGCAGCACTATAAGAAAATCACTCAGATGGCTGAAAAGGTGGGCATGACGAGCTGCCTATTGGTCGGTGGGCAAAAGAAGAAAGAAAGAACCGCAATTTTGGAGAGCATAGCTGATGGAAGTGTCGATATCGCTATTGGGACCCATGCGCTTATCGAGGATACCGTTGTTTTCAAAAAACTGGGACTTGTGGTGGTAGATGAGCAGCATAAATTTGGGGTAAAGCAAAGAGCCAGACTTTGGCAAAAAGCCGAACCTTTCCCCCACAACCTCATCATGACCGCTACGCCTATCCCTCGTACTCTCGCTATGAGTTTGTATGGGGATGTAGATGTTTCCATTATAGACGAACTTCCTCCGGGAAGAAAGCCCGTTAAAACTGTAGTCAGAGGAGAATCCAAAAGACTGGAAGTGCTGGGCTTTATTCGGGACCAATTGGAGAAGGGCATGCAAGCCTATGTAGTTTATCCCCTGGTAGAAGAATCCGAAAAACTGGACTACCTCGCAGCTGTAAAAGGTTTTGAACTTCTGGAGCGATATTATAAAAATTTCCGGGTGGGAATTGTTCATGGGCGCCAACATGCCGACGACAAGGAAATGGAGATGCAGCGATTTGTAGAAAACAAGACCCAAATCCTGGTTTCCACAACCGTAATAGAAGTAGGAGTAGATGTACCCAATGCTTCCGTAATGGTAATCGAGAATGCTGAGAAGTTCGGCCTTTCCCAACTACACCAATTAAGGGGTCGGGTAGGCAGAGGCAGTGATCAGGCATATTGTATCCTGATGGCAGGAAAAAAGGTTTCTAAAGAAGGTAGGAAACGGCTGGGAGCCATGCGAGATACCAATGATGGCTTCAAGATTTCAGAAGTAGACCTCGAACTCAGAGGGCCAGGAGACTTCCTCGGAGTTCGCCAGAGTGGTTTGCCAGAATTTCAGCTGGCAAATATTGTAGAAGATCGGGATTTGCTTGAAAATGCTCGCAAAGCAGCTTTTGATCTGGTCGAAAGGGATCCAGCCCTCCAATTGGAAGAAAACAAGCTTGTTGCTTATTATTTCAAGCAATACATGAAGATTTACGGGCACATCGGTACCCTCGCCTGATTATTCCTTCAGGAACTTCTCCAGATAGGTCTTTCCACTTTCATCCCTCAGCTGCAACACATACAGCCCAGGACTCAATCCTTCGCTTGCGATCTCAAGAAGATTCTGACCCAAAATATTTCGTCCTTTTTCCTCCAGGACCAATTTCCCCTGAAGATCAATAATGTTAATGTCAATGGTTCGACTTTCGATCGAAGCCACATTGATAAATAATCGGGACTGAACCGGATTGGGTCTTAGCTCAAGTTTATTGTATGCAATATTGGGATCTACAGAAACGGTATTTCCAATAGGCTGGAAACGAGAAATCGTATCATTCGTAACATCATCATCTGTTCCGAAGCCACTGATCCATACTTTGAGTGGCACACTGGCTTCCGTAGAAGGCTTCCAGGCTGAATCGGCTACCCAATTGATGGTATCGTTTGGCATGAGTTCAAAACTATCTGCTACTCCGAAGCTGAATATTTCATCCCCACTTATCGTACAGGTTATTCTCAGCTGAGAAGAATCAAAAACAACCGGACTAAGGCCTCTATTAATAATTGACCCCGTGATAAATACAGAATCACCCGGATTTACATCCAATTCATCTACCTGAAACATAGCCATGTCAAAATTCTCAACTTCGGCCAGGCGCACATCATCAATTGCCAGAATAAATTTATCTGTTGAAGTATGACGAAAAGCAATGTAAACCGTTTGTCCTCCATAG includes:
- a CDS encoding fatty acid desaturase; this translates as MNDAEIKLALKNWRSLLRSYQMPNHKKAFIQIANSILPSIGITALMIYSVHLEMYWLLALLAILNGLFLSRVFIIQHDCGHQSFFKEKKLNKTVGLICSVFTSIPYSYWAKAHDFHHAHNGQMEFRGIGDIPTMTVEEFKNSSWFKRLAYRVLRSDVGILFIAPVAYMLFSNRFPLYNINNGWKKVRRSQVYNNLILLSIYVGFAFIIGVKAFILVQFLNIVAFGIIAFWFFYVQHQHEETYREWKHNWDHLLASIRGSTYYDLPKVLNWFTGNIGFHHIHHLNSRIPNYNLIECAKKNPVLQKYVTKVKFIESFKCLRNKLWDEEKKKMVGWREANLNLI
- a CDS encoding SDR family oxidoreductase; this encodes MKIDLSNQKILVTGASRGIGKSIAQLLAGSGAQVAVHYNRNKADAEALAREIGGGAQSFQANLESAEDCVRLVSEVLESFGQIDVLVNNAGIVVPIERDADTDSFQSGWNKTLQVNLVATALLCHELIPHFSKQGGGRFIHISSRAAFRGDTPEYMAYAASKGGMVALSRSIARAFGKEGIKSFIVAPGFTRTDMAQEFIDTYGEEIVLNDLALNQLTEPKDVAPSVLFLASGMMDHATGCSIDINAGSYVH
- the fabD gene encoding ACP S-malonyltransferase, translating into MKALVFPGQGAQFVGMGQKLYDASDLAKNMFAKANEILGFDIQGIMFGGTDEDLKRTSVTQPSIYIHSVVAAMVNDLAKDAAMTAGHSLGEFSALTVAGALSFEDGLKLVSIRANAMQKACDIQESTMAAILGMEDAEVEAVCAAIDGEVVVPANYNTIGQLVISGSKAGIAKAIEMAQEKGARRAIELPVNGAFHSPLMEPARVELAEGIEQTQFSDTRIPVYQNVDAKAHSSAAEIKANLLQQLTSSVRWTQTMQNMIAAGASEFIEVGPGKALSGMAKKIDRKFPVSQVS
- a CDS encoding acyl-CoA-binding protein; the protein is MTLEEKFESAKERILTLKEKPSNDTMLKVYSLYKQGSLGDIDMEAPGVFDFVAKAKYNAWEQLKGLSQDDAKMQYIDLVDELLSAAKKNPE
- a CDS encoding VCBS repeat-containing protein; its protein translation is MKLKLLILPIVLMISGLIGASCSEKKKEIADSGIPAFEKILIDSVFRSESITTADLNNDGEKDIVIGDVWYEAPGWKMHEIRPPGDFLSSVYREDKPASDYAYYSNSFACHVMDVNGDGWQDVLVYPVMGRPVYWYKNPQGKAGHWEEFRAVEDYHGESPILTDLEGKGELGFVTGVKWEEGNYQMSWMSPQRMGEFWKELRIGEGKGESFAPGAVGHGLGVGDIDGDGKKDVLTRQGWYKAPQDETQNSWDFFRIPFDSIASPEYPQYVFAQMPIWDIDEDGDADFFASSAHRYGLWWFEQKMEAGERIFQKHEIPYKLSQAHAVAMGDLNQNGKPDIITGKRYLAHNGNDPGWDDPLVLVFMEAEKQEGGELSWRVEEIDRGVGVGTQIELADMNKDRRTDLLVSNKKGTYLFLQK
- a CDS encoding ABC transporter substrate-binding protein, with the protein product MRFWILAIILIFPLGLLAQKNNNKNKGPKEDLEAAELIFQGKSALQEGDYDWAMVKFKRALLRPEHQATSAAIYLLGLSHYFKGEPFEAHMQFDSLIHNFPGSRYVGDSKYHKALLFMEREDDYMKVQAMKLFQWVADSARDKTLRDDAKFKMREFAFSADDYFLERYLESYDSVNKLLFLEALCFQYLNRGDRDTAKDIYRKWLRNGGEKSDYLIRQFDRRRQKRRRDRNEFKVAVFLPLHLEDGMYRDSLIEIPAKSKLALEFYEGLQMALDEAENRSKDFVFRIFDSAKDSQKVEDLLYELNNFYPDLVLGSIFNTQSEVISRWAERTGTPQIVPLSPSSNLIDDKQFTFLATPEVQVHGRVMAQYARDSLELEKVVVWTNQTKSTDLMAQAFTETFQQLGGIVISIPIDPDYEIAKDEIPDLVRALKFQEPDGVYIPILGAEESCGLIMSKLRALELPIKVMGGPHMWKRYSTIDESLKQALELTFTSSFYTQNEDVKYRNFYQAYLQKYFLPPGEYSVQGFDLGKYLVHVLDNYYPPAMSLESYLRNHPPYRGLHISYDFRSGQSNSYLNIGAYKDGRVVKVNDTEVLSFESLEDR
- the recG gene encoding ATP-dependent DNA helicase RecG, with translation MYNIWNKEITYLKKVGPKRAELLASESNIRVYSDLLNYFPRKYLDRSRVSKIGSLTGDEGFTTLLGRITDTDLVKGQRGKSRLVATFKDDSGTAELVWFQGVKWMQKNLVIGEEVALFGRPSRYGKKISFTHPEIDHLKDKEEDQQSFLPIIPAYPSNEKLGRVGLDSRGFRTIVQKLLEETENMIPETLSQPLMDTYKLISRREAIKHIHFPPSFVALKSAQYRLKFEEFFYFQLMLARRRKHAKVQNQSSPFRKIGQYFNGFFEKHMPFELTDAQKRVLREIRKDLGQPIQMNRLVQGDVGSGKTMVAFMSMLMAKDNGFQAAIMAPTAILAEQHYKKITQMAEKVGMTSCLLVGGQKKKERTAILESIADGSVDIAIGTHALIEDTVVFKKLGLVVVDEQHKFGVKQRARLWQKAEPFPHNLIMTATPIPRTLAMSLYGDVDVSIIDELPPGRKPVKTVVRGESKRLEVLGFIRDQLEKGMQAYVVYPLVEESEKLDYLAAVKGFELLERYYKNFRVGIVHGRQHADDKEMEMQRFVENKTQILVSTTVIEVGVDVPNASVMVIENAEKFGLSQLHQLRGRVGRGSDQAYCILMAGKKVSKEGRKRLGAMRDTNDGFKISEVDLELRGPGDFLGVRQSGLPEFQLANIVEDRDLLENARKAAFDLVERDPALQLEENKLVAYYFKQYMKIYGHIGTLA
- a CDS encoding choice-of-anchor J domain-containing protein, whose amino-acid sequence is MRILISTLLLILINLPLFAQKTSRSGFPAPEEDLNRFRRFPCGGNVILEEDFTNGLPAGWQVLDVDMLEPNGEITFLTPNPGWQGVADFKDNLRVNKIFASPSYYEDTVGTSNDYLILPQLTLPNNTCLSWYAYSQDVEFGESYEIRVSTTTPDEAGFLANPAVYTVADQGSDFTFETASLADYGGQTVYIAFRHTSTDKFILAIDDVRLAEVENFDMAMFQVDELDVNPGDSVFITGSIINRGLSPVVFDSSQLRITCTISGDEIFSFGVADSFELMPNDTINWVADSAWKPSTEASVPLKVWISGFGTDDDVTNDTISRFQPIGNTVSVDPNIAYNKLELRPNPVQSRLFINVASIESRTIDINIIDLQGKLVLEEKGRNILGQNLLEIASEGLSPGLYVLQLRDESGKTYLEKFLKE